From Drosophila yakuba strain Tai18E2 chromosome 2L, Prin_Dyak_Tai18E2_2.1, whole genome shotgun sequence, one genomic window encodes:
- the LOC6527850 gene encoding 28 kDa heat- and acid-stable phosphoprotein, translating into MPRGKFVNYKGRTRQFTSPEELQQESDDDSDQVSGSMANGEDKEAAVGGASSSSPIAKNRSLQKTTRNQKLTSAVAAGEASSSEDCEEETRDAKKGVASLIEIENPNRVAKKGPQKVSAIMLDQSKPGLSRRGRDSAKDQSARQRYEKLHTAGKTTEARADLARLALIRKQREETAAKRAADKKAADMVTKKPFAK; encoded by the coding sequence ATGCCACGAGGAAAGTTTGTGAACTACAAGGGTCGCACTCGCCAATTCACTTCGCCCGAGGAACTGCAGCAGGAGTCGGACGACGATAGCGACCAGGTCAGCGGCTCAATGGCAAATGGCGAAGATAAAGAAGCAGCCGTCGGTGGAGCCAGTTCATCATCCCCCATAGCGAAGAATCGGAGCTTGCAAAAGACGACTCGCAATCAGAAGCTCACATCAGCTGTGGCCGCTGGAGAAGCCAGTTCCTCCGAGGATTGCGAAGAGGAAACTCGTGATGCCAAAAAGGGCGTGGCCTCACTCATCGAAATCGAGAATCCCAACCGGGTGGCCAAGAAGGGCCCACAAAAGGTCTCAGCCATTATGCTCGACCAATCCAAGCCGGGTCTATCCCGTCGCGGCCGAGATTCGGCCAAGGATCAGAGTGCACGTCAGCGTTATGAGAAACTCCATACCGCTGGTAAAACCACCGAGGCTAGGGCCGACTTGGCCAGATTGGCTCTGATCCGGAAGCAACGTGAGGAAACCGCCGCCAAGCGGGCGGCGGACAAGAAGGCAGCCGATATGGTCACCAAGAAGCCGTTTGCCAAGTAG